The Comamonas sp. GB3 AK4-5 genome includes a region encoding these proteins:
- a CDS encoding DUF3325 domain-containing protein, which yields MNALYASFWALALSFAGMAALAFAMDRHYEQLTGRYELPAAQRWMLRCVGTVALAAAVFPCVAAWGATVGAVAWLGWISLAALAVVGLISAAPRWAAGLAWAALLAGAPAFIWGA from the coding sequence ATGAATGCGCTGTACGCATCTTTTTGGGCACTGGCCCTGAGCTTTGCCGGCATGGCGGCTTTGGCCTTTGCCATGGACCGCCATTACGAGCAGCTCACCGGCAGGTATGAACTGCCTGCAGCGCAGCGCTGGATGCTGCGCTGCGTGGGCACGGTGGCGCTGGCCGCTGCGGTCTTTCCCTGCGTGGCGGCCTGGGGCGCCACGGTGGGTGCCGTGGCCTGGCTGGGCTGGATTTCTCTGGCGGCCCTGGCCGTGGTGGGATTGATCAGCGCGGCACCGCGCTGGGCCGCCGGCCTGGCCTGGGCGGCGCTGCTGGCGGGTGCGCCCGCTTTCATCTGGGGGGCATGA
- a CDS encoding efflux RND transporter periplasmic adaptor subunit, translating to MTGAQKRWVGLGALVVLVAAAWGLWRSQLPAALYQTEAAGRTDIEATVTAIGTLQPRSYVDVGAQVSGQIMRLAVEPGAQVAKGDLLVEIDPSVQRATVDAGRASLAGLRAQLAEQQAQARLAGQQLARQQQLNQHEATREEDVQTAEANQAMAAARMDHLKAQISQTQAILQADEARLGYTRIYAPMAGTVVSVDAREGQTLNATYQTPNILRIADLSAMTVWTEVSEADVRRVKEGMAVYFTTLGGAGQAKPRRWSGAVRQVLPAPAAGQAQAASTGQAPAPATKAVVYTVLFDVDNEDAELMPQMTAQVVFVTAHAGQALTVPLAAVQEGDGGGAQLRVLDARGQPEARSVKLGVRSRHQVQVLEGLAEGDRVVVGEAPQERGLRWLQW from the coding sequence ATGACGGGTGCGCAGAAACGCTGGGTGGGTCTGGGGGCCCTGGTGGTGCTGGTCGCTGCGGCCTGGGGCCTGTGGCGTTCGCAGCTTCCAGCTGCGCTCTACCAGACCGAGGCCGCAGGACGTACGGACATCGAGGCCACGGTCACGGCCATAGGCACGCTGCAGCCACGCAGCTATGTGGATGTGGGCGCCCAGGTGTCGGGCCAGATCATGCGCTTGGCCGTGGAGCCCGGGGCCCAGGTGGCCAAGGGTGATTTGCTGGTGGAGATCGATCCCAGCGTGCAGCGCGCCACGGTGGATGCGGGCCGCGCCTCGCTGGCAGGCCTGCGCGCCCAGCTGGCCGAGCAACAGGCCCAGGCCCGCTTGGCCGGGCAGCAGCTGGCACGCCAGCAGCAGCTGAACCAGCATGAGGCCACGCGCGAGGAGGATGTGCAGACCGCCGAGGCCAACCAGGCCATGGCGGCGGCCCGCATGGACCACCTCAAGGCGCAGATCAGCCAGACCCAGGCCATTCTCCAGGCCGACGAGGCCCGCCTGGGCTACACACGCATCTATGCCCCCATGGCGGGCACCGTGGTGTCGGTGGATGCGCGCGAAGGCCAGACGCTGAATGCCACCTACCAGACACCGAACATTCTGCGCATTGCCGACCTCTCGGCCATGACGGTCTGGACCGAGGTGTCCGAGGCCGATGTACGCCGCGTCAAGGAAGGCATGGCCGTGTACTTCACCACGTTGGGCGGCGCCGGCCAGGCCAAGCCCCGGCGCTGGAGTGGCGCTGTGCGCCAGGTGCTGCCAGCCCCTGCAGCCGGTCAGGCACAGGCCGCCAGCACGGGCCAGGCGCCTGCGCCGGCCACCAAGGCCGTGGTCTATACGGTGCTGTTCGATGTGGACAACGAAGACGCCGAGCTCATGCCGCAGATGACGGCCCAGGTGGTCTTTGTCACCGCCCATGCCGGCCAGGCATTGACCGTGCCGCTGGCGGCCGTGCAAGAGGGCGATGGAGGCGGGGCGCAGCTGCGCGTGCTGGATGCGCGGGGTCAGCCCGAGGCGCGCAGCGTGAAGCTGGGCGTGCGCAGCCGCCACCAGGTGCAGGTGCTGGAAGGCCTGGCGGAGGGCGATCGCGTGGTGGTCGGCGAAGCGCCGCAAGAGCGTGGCCTGCGGTGGCTGCAATGGTGA
- a CDS encoding efflux transporter outer membrane subunit — MQRVKTVVAWSAVLVLAGCAAPQGTGQGGPQAPALPGQWAQDRTGERVTAGDVVRQRWWHSFGNAQLNTLVEQAQQQSWDVAAAVARVHQARASLRHAGASLLPEVNASLDASREGRLDKHSQAAGNGFKAGLSASYELDFWGRNSATRDAAQASLQASVYDRDTVRLTVEAAVASAWLTSMALQEREGIAQSNLASAQRLLQLVQARAGLGAASALELAQQRGLVAAQQRALALMQQQKAASLTALALLLGQAQSMPLVQDSLSSLRIPGIQSETPAELLTRRPDIARAEARLAAAQANLQAARAAMLPRVTLSAQVGSGDDSLRRVFDNPLYSLAAGLAAPIFDAGRLAADRDLADARREELLVGYRQAIVQAFGDVQTALHAVAGTQTQAEAQAQELVQARKALALAEARYRAGSETLMTLLATQQTLYQAQGMAVQLHQERLLASVGLYKALGGGWEQAAVDPS, encoded by the coding sequence ATGCAAAGGGTAAAGACGGTGGTGGCCTGGAGCGCTGTCCTGGTGCTGGCAGGCTGTGCGGCTCCGCAAGGAACAGGCCAGGGCGGGCCGCAAGCCCCGGCGCTGCCGGGGCAATGGGCGCAGGATCGCACGGGTGAACGTGTGACGGCGGGCGATGTGGTCCGCCAGCGCTGGTGGCACAGCTTTGGCAATGCCCAACTCAACACCTTGGTGGAGCAGGCCCAGCAGCAAAGCTGGGATGTGGCGGCCGCAGTTGCCCGCGTGCACCAGGCCCGTGCAAGTTTGCGCCATGCGGGTGCGAGCCTGCTGCCTGAGGTGAATGCCAGCCTGGACGCCTCGCGCGAAGGCCGTCTGGATAAGCACTCCCAGGCCGCCGGCAATGGCTTCAAGGCAGGCCTGTCGGCTAGCTATGAGCTGGACTTCTGGGGGCGCAACTCCGCCACGCGGGATGCGGCACAGGCCAGTTTGCAGGCCAGTGTTTACGACAGGGATACGGTGCGTTTGACGGTGGAGGCTGCGGTGGCCAGCGCCTGGTTGACCAGCATGGCCTTGCAGGAGCGTGAAGGTATTGCACAGTCGAATCTGGCAAGCGCGCAGCGCCTGCTGCAACTGGTGCAGGCCCGGGCCGGGCTGGGTGCGGCATCTGCGCTGGAGCTGGCCCAGCAGCGTGGCCTGGTGGCCGCACAGCAGCGCGCTCTGGCGCTGATGCAGCAACAAAAGGCCGCATCACTCACCGCGCTGGCGCTGCTGTTGGGGCAGGCACAGAGCATGCCGCTGGTGCAAGACAGTCTGTCGTCTTTGCGCATCCCCGGGATTCAGTCCGAAACGCCCGCCGAACTGCTGACCCGCAGGCCCGATATCGCGCGGGCCGAGGCCAGGCTGGCGGCGGCACAGGCCAATCTGCAGGCCGCACGGGCCGCCATGCTGCCCCGCGTGACCCTGTCGGCCCAGGTGGGCTCCGGCGACGACAGCCTGCGCCGCGTGTTCGACAACCCCTTGTACTCGCTGGCAGCCGGCCTGGCCGCGCCCATCTTCGACGCGGGTCGCCTGGCTGCAGACCGCGATCTGGCCGATGCCCGGCGTGAGGAGTTGTTGGTGGGCTACCGGCAGGCCATTGTCCAGGCCTTTGGCGATGTGCAGACGGCGTTGCATGCCGTGGCTGGAACCCAGACCCAGGCCGAGGCGCAGGCACAGGAGCTGGTCCAGGCCCGCAAGGCCTTGGCCCTGGCCGAAGCCCGTTACCGGGCTGGGAGCGAGACGCTGATGACCTTGCTGGCCACGCAGCAAACGCTCTACCAGGCCCAGGGCATGGCAGTGCAGCTGCACCAGGAGCGTTTGTTGGCCAGCGTGGGGCTGTACAAGGCCTTGGGTGGTGGTTGGGAGCAGGCCGCTGTCGATCCAAGCTGA
- a CDS encoding ABC transporter permease, which yields MVSAVSAAPQAQPALIALCGIRKHYGGGDSGQPAVTVLHGIDLDIHAGEFVAVVGSSGSGKSTLMNILGCLDRPSEGSYHFQGQDVSQLDADALAWLRREAFGFVFQGYHLIAAESASENVQMPAIYAGLPKEERARRAEALLRRLGLGERLQNRPNQLSGGQQQRVSIARALMNGGRIILADEPTGALDSHSGTEVMALLQELADAGHTIILITHDRAVAAQAKRVIEISDGRIIGDSALQTAPAGEAPAMPVQQPLQQLPQSAARRASVGLAELAEAARSAWRGMRMNRVRTSLTLLGIVIGVVSVIVMLAIGEGARRKVVEQMGTMGTAILYMGSQPPATGGPAGQITEEDLAALRELPEIRRVMPVIGDPVTVRFGKVDKQVYVFAASEEMPLVHHWKPSQGRYYTEAEDRDLAPLVVLGHKAHQHFFPDTPHPLGQQLIIGSSAFEVIGVMSERGADSGAQNYDDMVFIPYRSGRARVYQAQTQPDYVVVEAASSEVVNEAEQAMRQLLLARHGGREDFGIGNAAARIQAEAATRQSMAVMLGLIAAVSLVVGGIGVMNVMLMTVRERTREIGIRMAVGARQSDILRQFLTEASLVTLVGGSVGLVAGLAVGVVLMASGVPVVFSVRAMAGAFACAVLTGLIFGYMPAKTAARLDPVRALAGE from the coding sequence ATGGTGAGTGCCGTGAGCGCCGCGCCGCAGGCGCAGCCCGCGTTGATCGCTTTGTGCGGTATTCGCAAGCATTACGGCGGCGGCGACAGCGGCCAGCCTGCCGTGACCGTGCTGCACGGCATTGATCTGGACATCCATGCCGGTGAGTTTGTCGCCGTGGTGGGCAGCTCGGGCTCGGGCAAGTCCACGCTGATGAACATTCTGGGCTGCCTGGACCGGCCCAGTGAAGGCAGCTACCACTTTCAGGGCCAGGACGTCTCGCAGCTCGACGCGGATGCGCTGGCCTGGTTGCGGCGCGAGGCCTTTGGCTTTGTCTTTCAGGGCTATCACCTGATTGCCGCCGAGAGCGCCAGCGAGAACGTGCAGATGCCCGCCATCTACGCAGGCCTGCCCAAGGAGGAGCGCGCAAGGCGCGCCGAAGCGCTGCTGCGGCGCCTGGGCCTGGGCGAACGCCTGCAAAACCGGCCCAATCAGCTGTCTGGCGGCCAGCAGCAGCGTGTGTCGATAGCACGGGCCTTGATGAATGGGGGGCGCATCATCCTGGCCGATGAGCCCACAGGTGCCCTGGATTCGCACAGCGGCACCGAAGTCATGGCCTTGCTGCAGGAACTGGCGGATGCGGGCCACACCATCATCCTCATCACCCACGACCGGGCCGTGGCGGCCCAGGCCAAAAGAGTCATAGAGATCAGTGACGGGCGCATCATCGGCGACAGCGCGTTGCAGACTGCGCCGGCGGGCGAGGCCCCTGCCATGCCTGTGCAGCAGCCATTGCAGCAGCTGCCGCAGTCCGCAGCCCGCCGTGCCTCTGTGGGGCTGGCTGAGCTGGCCGAGGCCGCACGCAGCGCCTGGCGCGGCATGCGCATGAACCGTGTACGCACCAGCCTCACCTTGCTCGGCATCGTCATCGGCGTGGTGTCGGTCATCGTCATGCTGGCCATCGGTGAGGGCGCGCGGCGCAAGGTGGTCGAACAGATGGGCACCATGGGCACGGCCATTCTCTACATGGGCAGCCAGCCGCCTGCAACGGGCGGGCCTGCGGGCCAGATCACCGAAGAAGACCTGGCTGCCTTGCGCGAGCTGCCCGAGATACGGCGTGTCATGCCCGTCATCGGGGACCCGGTTACGGTGCGCTTTGGCAAGGTGGACAAGCAGGTCTATGTCTTTGCCGCCAGCGAGGAGATGCCCCTGGTGCACCACTGGAAGCCCTCCCAGGGACGCTACTACACCGAGGCCGAGGACCGGGATCTGGCGCCACTGGTGGTGCTGGGCCACAAGGCGCACCAGCATTTCTTCCCCGACACCCCCCATCCGCTGGGCCAGCAGCTCATCATCGGCAGCTCGGCCTTCGAGGTCATTGGCGTGATGAGCGAACGCGGCGCGGACTCGGGTGCGCAAAACTATGACGACATGGTCTTCATCCCTTACCGCTCGGGGCGGGCGCGCGTCTACCAGGCGCAGACCCAGCCCGACTATGTGGTGGTGGAGGCCGCTTCCTCGGAGGTGGTCAACGAGGCCGAGCAGGCCATGCGCCAGCTGCTGCTGGCGCGCCACGGCGGGCGCGAAGACTTCGGCATAGGCAATGCCGCCGCACGCATACAGGCCGAGGCCGCCACGCGCCAGAGCATGGCCGTGATGCTGGGCCTGATTGCGGCGGTCTCCCTGGTCGTGGGTGGCATCGGCGTGATGAATGTGATGTTGATGACGGTGCGCGAGCGCACACGCGAAATCGGCATACGCATGGCCGTGGGCGCGCGCCAGAGTGACATATTGCGCCAGTTTTTGACCGAGGCAAGCCTTGTGACTCTGGTGGGAGGCTCCGTGGGCCTGGTGGCCGGCCTGGCCGTGGGCGTGGTGCTCATGGCGTCGGGCGTGCCCGTGGTGTTCTCCGTGCGTGCCATGGCGGGCGCTTTTGCGTGTGCGGTGCTCACGGGCCTGATTTTTGGATATATGCCCGCCAAGACGGCGGCGCGTCTGGACCCCGTGCGGGCCCTGGCAGGAGAGTAG